The nucleotide sequence cctttgtcatcggtatgttacttgcccaagatttgatcgtcggtatctcaatacctagttcaatctcgttaccggcaagtctctttactcgttccataatacatcattctgcaactaactcattagttgcaatgcttgcaaggcttaagtgatgtgcattaccgagagggcccagagatacctctccgatagtcggagtgacaaatcctaatctcgaaatacgccaacccaacaagtaccttcgaagacacctgtagagcacctttataatcacccagttacattgtgacgtttggtagcacacaaagtgttcctccggtaaacgggagttgcataatctcatagtcataggaacatgtataagttatgaagaaagcaatagcaacaaactaaacgatcaagtgctatgctaacggaatggttcaagtcaatcacatcattctcctaatgatgtgatcccgttaatcaaatgacaactcatgtctatggttaggaaacataaccatctttgatcaacgagctagtcaagtagaggcatactagtgacactctgtttgtctatttattcacacatgtattatgtttccggttaatacaattctagcatgaataataaatatttatcatgatataaggaaataaataataactttattattgcctctagggcatatttccttcactttcgaTCCTGCAGCATCGGTACATActctgaagatggatcggtggaagatggcggcgacagcCTCTGAGAGGTCGCCGAACCGGTGAGTGCCCCAGAGCATGTGGCTTAGTTGGGGCCTCAggttttagatgttaggctttggtgtgaggtctgtttggtatttggCCCGGACTCTCGGCACccccttcatcagttagataggagtaACGACAGATGTTGCGAAGATGGTAGCTTCAGACTTATTGATGTATCTCTTTGTAAGGTCTTTGTAAATAATCAATAAAATGACCGCATGCATCTTCCAGGTGCAGAGGCCGtgagtcatcctccttttctaaaaaaaatcttcTCATTGGGTGCATGCTCGTCCGCATAACTTGGCATGCGACACTTTCTTTGTGCCAGATCATGGtggcgccctccccccccccacgaTGGAATGGTGGACTTCTTCGAATGGTGGTCATCGGCAATGAAAGCCTCCCCAACATCCCTGCGCAAAGGTCTTGGCTCCCTTGTAACCCTCACACCTTGGGCAATCTCGAAGCATCAGAACgcttgcatcttcgacaacgaGCAACCCTCGGCTTCGCTCCTAATTAACTATATCAAAGAGGAGGCAAGACAATGGGTGACGTCATGTGCCTCCGCCGGCTGGATCATACGAGGACCCTATAGTCCGCACCGCCAAGCAGCAGTCGCTGGCCTCCAAGTAGCCGAACGTATGGCGTCGCCGCCAAATCAAtgtcaagacccttgccgagggcattgAAGTGTCGTGCCTCGAAGCAGAGAAGAAGGCAGAAGAGGATGCATGTGCCTGATTCCTCGCGAAGCGGCAAGCCAGGCCGCCAGTGATGTTTGCAAAAGAGCAAGCCCAGGTTGTTCATGCCTTCGCCAAGCTGCCCCCAAAATCAATGAGAACATATACAGTGCCTCCTCCGACACATCCAGCTCTGAAGGGCAAGCACATCTACCTCGACCCCTAACTCGCCTTCGAGCGCTACTTACTGACAATGACGGAACGGGGCAAGAGTGGCCATTGGTGGGCTTTCTCTATCTAGTCTTAGTTTATTTATGCTATTGAAGTATCTAGTCTTAGTTAAATGTTGTCTTATGTTATCAAAATATCGAGTTGTATGAACATCTTTTTTAATAATTTAATAAAGGGTTGTGGGGCTTTTGCCTCACAATATCCAGTCAGAAAAGGGTATCTAGTTGTAGTTAAATGTTTTCTTTTGTTGTCCTATGTCTTCCGCTATTTGAAATATGTCCTATGTATGCTATTTACGTATATTAATGATGTTGCATGATTTGTATGGATTTGAGCATTTGGCTACAAGGGGGGGTGACTGCGGGGATGGACAATTAGGGGCCACGCCCTCCAGTCCATAGACACGTCGGCGGACAAATGAGAGGTCAAAATAGGCCAGTCCGATTGGCAAGGAAAATATAACCTTTGAAAACATTTTAATACACATGCTTCAAAACGTAGGCATGTTTCCCGTAAAAAAAAACATAGGCATGTTGCTCGTCCTCTCACGCGATGCTAAAACAACCTTCGGGAAACAAGGGAAACCATCGACTAGGGTTCTTTCAGTGTTGTTGCTCTTCACATATGACATTTGTTTCAAATGTTTTTGAGAAGAGTCCTACGGATGCCACTTTAACATGTACTAACTATAACTATACTCAAAAAAGTTCACTCGGCATGCAATTATGCATGGAGAAAATAACCCATCTTAACATTCAACCATGCATACTATTAATTCAAATGTTCATAGTCACATAAATATTTAACAGTGTACAATAATCAGATACAACAAAACAACAGTATTTATGCATTTCCCTTGTAAttcttatatattattttttttcGTACAAATAACTGTACAATAATCAATTATTTTTTGCTCTAGTAAGTTTTGAGATATCTTTTTAGTTTTGTCATGTAGGTCCTTACCTGGCTTGTACTTTgctttttataatatgaataagaCACGTGTTACCATGCAAGAAAAAACTTCATGGGCTTGTTGTTTTATTGAATCTCGCAACCTCCACGGGAATCTGAGCTTTATTGAATCTGCGGTTACCTTCCTGGGCTTTTCCTTGCTGGGCTAGCTAAGAATCTTTGGGAATCAACATTCACAAAAAACACATAGGCGTCAGAAACCCCCGCCGATTTGTATAAACCGCGGCCCGCATAGCGACCTTCTTTTCTGTTTTCTCCCTTTACCTTTTCCAGGTTTTTATCCTCCTTTTGATTGAAAGCTAGCACAGCCTGTGTGTGCGTTAGGCTTTCGATGTGTTTGCCTTAGGGAGAGGGACAGCGGAGTAGTTGTCTCAAAGCGACAATGCTCAGATCTGCTTTTCATGCTGCTCCGTGCAGCTCCTTCTTGTTCTTATCCTGCTAAACAAAGTATAGTCAATTCCACTAGTTCTTTTTTTTTTATAATCGTAGGTATGTCCATGGTTGAACACATAGGAGTAGATGCATGGACACTGGAGCATTTGGGACCACGGCTCTGCCCTCTTGCTCTTGTTTTCGCTCTTTCCACTTTCTCAACTTTCAAGTTTGAACAAAAGATGCAGCTCTAGGTACCACGCGAGTAGCCATGTACTGCGTACTGTAGCTGTGTAGCAGTTAGCAGATGAAATAGTTTTACAAATCCGAACAGTACGAGGCATTTGACCGGGTTTACTGCACATGGTGGGCTATACTTGTTTGTGTTTGCGCGTTGATCCACGGCTCAGCTCGCTTTGGTACTCGGTCGTGCGATTCATTTCAGTAGTGGCGAATCAAACAGATGATCGAGATCGTCTTTTGTATGCCCAAAGGAAAAGGTGCACGTACAGAGCTACACGTACAGTGATTTCTGCAACAAGTGGCATAAACCGAGAAGAATGGCGCAAGTCATGCCTGTCAGTCAGGGGATGTTCCTGGCCCTGGCCGTGGTCGGTCCGTTGGCCAGACCTCAATATAGATGTGTACTGTACTGTATACAACATTGGGGGTGACAAGCCTGCAGCTGGTAGGTGCGCTCTGAAAGTGTCTCAGACTCTCAGCTCTGGACTCCATCTCGGCTTGGAATATTGTTACGGCCAGCTACGCGAGcacgtgcatgcatgcacgcacctgTAAGCAGGAGCTCACAAGGGAAAGCGCGTCATCTCTAGCTACGTACGTGCATGTGCATGCGCTTCGATCGATGGCCGGCGAACAATACAATGTGGCTTTGGCGCGCCCGGTGGCCGTGGCGCCGTCGAGGCATATTCGATCCTGCCCGTGACCGCTACTGCGTGCCAATGGACACAACAAGCTAGGCAGCGCAAGAATGGAGCACATGCCCGCGTCAGATCACGGGCGGCCCTATCACCGCGCCATATAAGGCATCGGCCACGCCGATCAAATCACAGCACCACACACACCAAGCCGCCCAGATCCTACCTGCGCGTACGCACCTAGCTCTAGCTCGATCCGAGACGATGGCCGGGAGCAAGGTGACGATGACCAGCGCGGTGGCCGTGGCGCTGCTGCTGGCCATGGCGATGGCGGCCGCGTCGGTGTCGGGCACGGTGTGCGGCGTGGACCTGGGCAGCATGAAGGACGCGTGCGGGTCCTACTGCGCGAGAGGCAGCAGGGAGGCCCGGCCGAGCGGCCAGTGCTGCGGCGTGCTGAGGAAAGCCAACCTCCAATGCCTGTGCAAGCTGAAGCGCAGCTACGGGAGCTTCGGCAGCATCGaccactggtggaaaaaaggcctttggtcgcggttcgcaactgtcATTAGTCGCAGTTGCGCAACCGCGATCAAataagcgcgactaaagccccccacgtttagtcgcggctgcttaagaaccgcgactaacggcccgtccacgtgggcgccaggcggccgtcggggcggaggacctttagtcgcggttcttctggccaaccgcgactaaaggccgccacaggtttagggttttagccccccccctaaacctgttttctgtttaatttgtattgttttatttcttttgtgctttattttaattttgaaggagtttcatatattctacggtactacatacatgcatatgaatgtacaatttcaaataaatttgaaattagaaccaaaaagaattcaagaggaatatacaatatatattcaatatcatcggatgaccatatacaattttgaacaagtttccatacatgatttaatgcatataaagttctacgtcctcgtaatagtgttctcctttaggatggaggacttccctgctgaaccatccagctagttcctcttgaagtggtcggaagcgagcttctggactaagcatccaccggaggttattcctctgagcattggtatcactcggaacccgctcagaggtgtatctccggatcatctcacagacatagtatccacatagattggtctccggtggctgaatatccccagcattcttagcctttaacattttgaattctagctcttttttgaattcaccgacctttgtatctacgaaccgtctccaaaccctacgaggcaaagaaaattaaatgaacaagagagttattaattagttacttgatattaggaaatgaacgaaataggccgatcgatatagagcgcaaatgaatgaaaataattacttctgcagcattcttctcatgccgccccaaagctttggatccatattcacagagtcgtggacgagacattctgaggtgttaactttaattactagcagaatctagtggaacctgcggacacgatgcatgcacagtacgtcatgcataactcatcgattagccggccacataccatgcatggagtaaacaaaagagaatgtgctcaagacagaaacactcactcaaaatggtaaggaaatagaatatcacttttgagttcctgctttgtaagaaactgccacaggtctgcctccacgtcggcggggtgacgctccaacacatgtccattaacgatgtgtgggtcaatgaacccaacatcatggatgttccttactctgcattccttaatcttcattctgcatgtataatagcggacacaacaatatagttaggacatatatatagtgcaggcaatatgaacgagatggggtagaaattaataaatcacttacagaacgtagcaactgatgatagatttatcgagctcgcgcagattgaaaagctggaacaattcactcagttcaatttgtacatagtaatgtttgaagtgatgctcatgtctaacttccgcataaatatattctttggcgtttttattttttatgtaacccttgtaccatttcagcagacctttcatttgtggaggtagatccttttcctgcgcaggctcgacgagaggcccattcttgacatatgtaattactacctccttcactggcgcctcatcaaggcctaacagttcacgaagagtaatacctaagttggccgcttgttctctggcactcgttacagtcaatccctgtgctgccgcagcttgtatgatctcgggggcatccggacagaaggcttccactataagcggggcaatcgattgtttactttgttccccgagctgggcaacttgtttcccgctttttttactttcggccttctcccgctctttgttctccttgaacatgagtgcctgcctgcgaagttcacgtgcatagtcgttaggcagattcttcgcggcttgggacggtgtgctcaaaaatgacttagcccacttcttttgctcatcagaaaatactggcttgggctcgggctctcttttcttcttgcagtccgccttccatttctccaaatcagcagccgcggccgcgtcgacttcctcggcactacgttcccaaggccttgtggggagaggcttcagtgatggctccggtacctttgtggtcttaggtacataagggtccgggttaataatccaggactgcttctgcttctttgccggaggtggattggggggcggcgtctgatcacccgccggacgaggactggggggcggcggctgatcacccgccggacgttgtggactggggggcggcgtcggctgacgtgacggaggtgtaggtgaaccgccaccaccaccaccaccaccaccgccaccgccaccaccaccaccgtaggggggtggacttgttgtccttggcgcctcgcttggaaacttgataaacttcttttgccatagaatgaaatggcgcttgacatctccaagtcttttctccccttcaggtgtagcaatgtcaatctccaggtcctcaaacccttggactatgtcctccaccgtgacacgagcatagccatcttgaatggggttgttgtggtggagtgctccaggtaaacatggtaacgcactgccgatggctaccttcatggacatgttcccgataggataatacagatgacattctttcatctcctttatatcgtccacggggtagcgaggaggctccggtgaagtaatttcgaccaccagaggctccggtgcagtaatttcgaccaccagaggctccggtgcagtaatttcgatcgtcggtgcatctgcaccagccggtggggcctccgtggaagccacgctgcttctccgctgctggcttccgagatccgctggatgatcttcatgctgcacccgagctgcatctctttcggctactagtacactcatggttttcttcatcacatccatttccgatgccaaccgcgccacaacatctgcttcccgatccatctttctcttacggcttctgtaaccgtacgggtcatcgttctgggggaaccctattttccacggaatgtgccccatgcctcgtacacgtcctccgtgttcaggattcccgagggcttttgtcagcgcgtcgttctctctgttgaacttgatcttcccctgttgagcatccctcattgcgttaataagggcttgggtgggtttaattaatttgccccggtaaacacactcccctgtctccgggttcagcgttcccccatgcccgtaccaccagcttttggcccttgggtcccatccctccgtacctggacggattcctcgcgccctcagctcgttctccatcttctccaacctaggcacccaaatgcgataccctcctggccccataacatgattgtactccttcttagccgcattttccttatttttttcgatatttgaatgaactgctccgatttcttttgcttcacaaattctggccaatcatgtttcagtttctcatattgtcctttgaaatccggagtcttgttctgcttgacaaagtcatgggctagattttgcttgaatttccggaatgcgtcggccatcttatgaagagcgaact is from Triticum aestivum cultivar Chinese Spring chromosome 3A, IWGSC CS RefSeq v2.1, whole genome shotgun sequence and encodes:
- the LOC123058998 gene encoding putative lipid-transfer protein DIR1 produces the protein MAGSKVTMTSAVAVALLLAMAMAAASVSGTVCGVDLGSMKDACGSYCARGSREARPSGQCCGVLRKANLQCLCKLKRSYGSFGSIDAGRAMQIPGKCGIGGVPSWC